From Haemorhous mexicanus isolate bHaeMex1 chromosome 1, bHaeMex1.pri, whole genome shotgun sequence, one genomic window encodes:
- the THNSL1 gene encoding threonine synthase-like 1, producing the protein MFHVFQYQPLRLITQNSISSMCLKLMLSRPVAFAQIWKSWFSSHSLLGKKNIVLMGPPGAGKTTTGRIVGQKLDCPVIDIDDDVLETTWNMSVSEKLQDVGYEEFLEEEGKALLKFSASGSVISLSGSNPMHAAGMQHIKKNGIVVYLDVPTTVIMSRLKSKQMDRIVGLSPRISLKDILQFRKQFYKRWFDIRVLCGGDVAAEVVAEKVLDAVKRYQDSELETFISTRSSRSGRSKEEDSNKLYFSDVVIQGLALDGGLFVPERGLPKFTAEEWQGLIEATYIERAQVILERCIHPADIPASKLAEIIETAYGENFSCSKVAPVRHLAGNQFLLELFHGPTASFKDFALQLMPHLFAYCIPRSCNYLILVATSGDTGSAVLDGFSRLRDTDKQRIALMNFFPEDGVSPIQKSQMIGCQKENAWSVGVKSDFDFCQTAIKQIFTNSDFTGFLTVEYGTALAAANSINWARLLPQIVYHASAYLDLVHQGIISFGSPVDICIPTGNFGNMLAAFYAKMMGIPIRKCICASNENNVLTEFIRTGVYDLRGRKLISSFSPAVDILKSSNLERYLHLIANEDGQLVTQLFNQLENQGHFQLQKDLLGKLQQDLVAGWCSDEDCLAAIHSVYSTTGYILDTHTAVAKVVADRLQDRTCPIIISSTAHYSKFAPAILRALRIAEINQNPLSQLHLLSSYSALPPIHWGLLETLKKTGNGDHRVCAADMSVLMSHIETLIQNHFMKVF; encoded by the coding sequence ATGTTTCACGTTTTTCAATATCAACCTTTAAGACTAATAACCCAGAACAGTATTTCTAGCATGTGTTTAAAACTCATGCTTTCAAGACCTGTTGCATTTGCACAGATATGGAAGTCATGGTTCTCAAGTCATTCTcttcttggaaagaaaaatattgtccTGATGGGACCTCCAGGTGCTGGGAAAACAACGACTGGGAGAATAGTGGGCCAGAAACTGGATTGCCCTGTCATAGACATAGATGATGATGTCCTTGAAACAACCTGGAATATGAGTGTGTCAGAAAAACTGCAGGATGTTGGTTATGAGGAATTTctagaggaggaaggaaaagcccTGTTGAAATTCTCAGCATCTGGAAGTGTAATTTCCCTTAGTGGATCCAATCCAATGCATGCTGCTGGCATGCAGCatataaagaaaaatggaaTAGTTGTATATCTGGATGTGCCCACAACAGTCATTATGAGCAGGCTGAAATCAAAGCAAATGGATCGTATCGTGGGACTGTCTCCTCGTATTTCTCTCAAAGATATACTTCAGTTTAGGAAGCAGTTCTACAAAAGGTGGTTTGACATCCGTGTTCTTTGTGGCGGGGATGTTGCAGCAGAGGTTGTAGCAGAAAAGGTACTTGATGCTGTGAAGAGATATCAAGACTCAGAACTGGAAACTTTCATTTCAACGAGGTCTAGTAGGTCTGGAAGGAGTAAGGAAGAAGACTctaataaattatatttcagtGATGTTGTTATTCAGGGCTTAGCCCTTGATGGGGGACTCTTTGTTCCTGAGAGAGGACTTCCAAAATTCACTGCTGAAGAATGGCAAGGTCTGATAGAAGCAACTTACATTGAAAGAGCCCAGGTGATACTAGAAAGATGCATACATCCGGCTGATATTCCTGCTTCTAAGCTGGCAGAAATTATTGAAACTGCTTATGGAGAAAACTTTAGTTGTTCTAAAGTTGCCCCAGTTAGGCATCTGGCAGGCAATCAGTTCCTTCTTGAATTATTTCATGGACCAACAGCATCTTTTAAAGATTTTGCATTACAGTTGATGCCACATTTATTTGCCTACTGCATTCCCAGAAGCTGCAATTACTTGATTCTGGTAGCTACTTCTGGAGACACAGGGAGTGCTGTTCTAGATGGCTTTAGTCGTCTCCGTGACACTGACAAACAGAGAATTGCTctgatgaatttttttcctgaggatgGAGTAAGCCCAATTCAAAAATCACAAATGATTGGCTGTCAGAAGGAAAATGCTTGGTCAGTGGGTGTCAAATCAGATTTTGATTTTTGCCAGACAGCTATAAAGCAAATCTTTACTAATTCTGATTTTACTGGCTTTCTTACAGTAGAATATGGAACAGCTTTAGCTGCAGCAAACTCCATAAACTGGGCACGACTGCTTCCTCAGATAGTTTATCATGCCTCTGCATACCTTGATCTTGTTCATCAGGGTATTATTTCTTTTGGAAGCCCTGTAGATATTTGCATTCCTACGGGAAACTTTGGCAACATGTTAGCTGCTTTCTATGCTAAAATGATGGGAATTCCTATTAGAAAATGTATTTGTGCTTCCAATGAAAACAATGTTTTGACTGAATTCATAAGAACAGGTGTTTATGATTtgaggggaagaaaattaatttccagtttTTCACCAGCAGTAGATATTTTGAAGTCCTCCAATCTTGAGCGATACTTACACCTGATTGCTAATGAAGATGGACAACTGGTGACACAATTATTTAATCAGCTGGAAAATCAGGGCCACTTCCAGCTGCAGAAAGATCTACTTGGAAAGCTTCAGCAGGACTTAGTGGCTGGCTGGTGCTCTGATGAGGACTGTCTGGCTGCCATTCACTCTGTGTACAGTACTACAGGATATATTTTGGATACACACACAGCTGTTGCTAAAGTAGTTGCAGATCGATTACAAGATAGAACTTGCCCAATTATTATTTCATCTACAGCTCATTATTCTAAGTTTGCACCTGCTATCTTGAGGGCCTTGAGGATTgcagaaataaatcagaatcCATTAAGTCAGCTTCACTTGCTGAGTTCTTACAGCGCTCTGCCTCCAATCCACTGGGGCCTATTGGAGACCCTAAAAAAGACAGGAAATGGGGATCACCgggtctgtgctgctgataTGAGTGTGCTGATGTCCCATATAGAAACCTTAATTCAAAATCATTTTATGAAAGTTTTTTGA
- the ENKUR gene encoding enkurin, producing the protein MATQSAQEGACDPPPRPKQPAKSDGYISKLRELVKHEAEKNKSQWKTMGPAKVAVPSPNDFLQKRSKEPRLAPKKKEEDGKKLLPLSVPPRTYHPVTRIKKNFISKNAIAVMTGEPKKPRHFCVDTRQGDKYLLEPSGLFPKYINKKNYGILPKYVTQRNEEMKREEEEYQASVLEQLKKKAMKVLSEEERTNILKALKKNWEELNRAYQGLPIVTDTRYKQMHKEELELKLKQLEHDIAAIEKHKSVYIANV; encoded by the exons ATGGCCACGCAGAGTGCCCAGGAGGGCGCCTGTGACCCGCCGCCCCGGCCGAAGCAGCCCGCCAAATCTGACGG GTATATATCCAAACTTAGAGAACTTGTGAAAcatgaagcagagaaaaataaatctcagtgGAAAACTATGGGGCCAGCAAAAGTTGCAGTGCCATCTCCAAATGATTTTCTGCAGAAACGTTCCAAGGAACCCAGGCTAGCACCAA aaaaaaaagaagaggatgGTAAAAAATTGCTTCCCTTATCAGTGCCGCCCAGGACATACCACCCAGTTACTCgtattaaaaagaattttataaGTAAAAATGCAATTGCTGTTATGACAGGGGAGCCTAAAAAGCCTCGACATTTTTGTGTTGATACAAGACAGGGAGATAAATATCTCCTTGAACCTTCAGGACTTTTTCCAAAATACATTAATAAAAAG AATTACGGCATTTTACCAAAATATGTGACacagagaaatgaagaaatgaagagagaggaggaagaataCCAAGCCAGTGTTTTGGAGCAACTCAAGAAGAAAGCCATGAAAGTACTATCTGAAGAAGAAAGGACAAATATTCTGAAG GCACTGAAAAAGAACTGGGAGGAACTAAATCGTGCATATCAGGGTCTTCCAATAGTAACAGACACCAGGTACAAGCAGATGCATAAAGAAGAGCTGGAATTAAAGCTGAAACAACTGGAGCATGACATAGCAGCAATTGAGAAGCACAAAAGTGTCTACATTGCAAATGTGTAA